One window of the Bacillus sp. 2205SS5-2 genome contains the following:
- a CDS encoding threonine aldolase family protein, whose translation MNSLIEAYKETKYQISGHGKRNLDVLKKSIESIPSEQESDIYGSGKIIEDFEEKLAHHLGKESAVFFPSGTMAQQIALRIWCDEKGAAKVAYHPYCHMEIHEEEGLKELHNIEAVLLADKERLIDLEDVERMDSDVSCLLLELPQREMGGYLPDYEVLEAISSYCRENGIKLHLDGARLFEVVPHYGKSAAEICGLFDSVYVSFYKGIGGLAGAILAGGEEFISESKIWKRRHGGDLISLYPYIVSADYYFDQRIEKMERYYEDAKELAALFNSCTGVFTKPAIPVSNMFHVHFQASKEKLEELFMEIYEATGIGFTSYLLDVKEGEVFYEVSIGDLFGKIPKEEVALAIKILRERMSC comes from the coding sequence ATGAATTCATTAATCGAAGCATATAAAGAAACAAAGTATCAGATCAGCGGACATGGGAAACGAAATTTGGATGTATTAAAAAAATCGATTGAGAGCATACCTAGTGAGCAAGAAAGTGACATATATGGATCAGGAAAAATCATCGAAGACTTTGAAGAGAAGTTGGCTCATCACCTCGGGAAAGAGAGTGCCGTCTTCTTCCCGAGTGGGACAATGGCCCAGCAAATTGCCTTACGGATCTGGTGTGATGAGAAGGGTGCTGCCAAGGTTGCTTATCACCCTTATTGTCATATGGAAATACATGAAGAAGAAGGGTTAAAAGAACTTCACAACATCGAAGCGGTTTTACTTGCAGACAAGGAGCGCTTGATTGATTTAGAGGATGTGGAACGAATGGATTCGGATGTTTCTTGCTTATTGTTAGAATTACCGCAAAGGGAAATGGGCGGATATCTACCAGACTACGAAGTCCTAGAAGCTATTTCAAGTTATTGTCGCGAAAATGGAATCAAGCTACATTTAGACGGAGCTAGACTTTTTGAAGTTGTTCCTCATTATGGTAAATCCGCTGCTGAGATTTGTGGATTATTCGATAGTGTGTATGTCTCCTTTTACAAGGGAATTGGGGGGCTGGCTGGGGCAATACTTGCTGGAGGTGAAGAATTTATTAGTGAGTCAAAGATTTGGAAACGTCGACATGGTGGCGATTTAATAAGTCTCTACCCCTACATTGTGAGTGCGGATTATTATTTTGATCAACGAATCGAGAAAATGGAACGTTATTATGAGGATGCCAAGGAATTAGCTGCATTATTCAATAGCTGTACAGGTGTATTTACCAAACCAGCTATCCCGGTTTCGAATATGTTTCATGTTCATTTTCAAGCTTCAAAAGAAAAACTTGAGGAACTATTTATGGAGATCTATGAAGCAACAGGTATCGGGTTTACTTCGTACTTGCTAGATGTGAAAGAAGGCGAGGTATTCTATGAAGTCAGTATCGGTGATCTGTTCGGGAAGATACCAAAAGAGGAGGTGGCTCTGGCGATAAAAATACTGAGGGAGAGAATGAGTTGTTAA
- a CDS encoding helix-turn-helix transcriptional regulator has protein sequence MFKLTVLESELFSNVEVKEYQYQPYTNRDFVTLTLKFTQHALNQLENYFEFEGMVFEEDGWIYITETFPEDGWIYRLLLSLGDHVEVLKPQHIRNKLKDMAKRIFEIY, from the coding sequence TGAACTTTTCTCAAACGTAGAAGTGAAAGAGTATCAATATCAACCTTACACAAACCGAGATTTCGTTACTCTAACATTAAAGTTTACACAGCATGCCTTAAATCAACTTGAAAATTACTTTGAATTTGAAGGGATGGTTTTTGAGGAGGATGGTTGGATATACATAACGGAAACATTTCCCGAAGATGGCTGGATCTATCGCCTGCTTCTTAGCTTGGGAGATCATGTGGAGGTGCTAAAACCGCAACATATCCGGAATAAGTTAAAAGACATGGCAAAAAGAATCTTTGAAATATATTAA
- a CDS encoding class F sortase, translated as MGLLGACSASGAVPQVVQEPFPKSLETVSEVNEADLTLLIEEDLSAIIPTKLPIPEFDIEAPIKAFGLDSKGNMELPENGVDVTWFQPGYKPGEKGNAVLAGHVDDEKMSAIFLDFKNERKDEEAVTFIVREKIAYDKDRGPMQRIFGPNQADQLNLISCTGYFGRVINNYVERLVVYTELK; from the coding sequence GTGGGTCTTTTAGGTGCTTGCTCAGCATCAGGTGCTGTGCCTCAAGTGGTTCAAGAGCCGTTTCCCAAATCGCTTGAGACAGTGAGTGAAGTTAATGAAGCGGACTTAACTTTATTAATCGAAGAGGATTTGAGCGCGATTATCCCTACGAAGCTACCTATCCCCGAATTTGATATTGAAGCACCTATCAAAGCATTCGGATTAGACAGTAAGGGAAATATGGAGCTTCCGGAAAATGGAGTTGATGTCACCTGGTTTCAGCCAGGATACAAACCGGGTGAAAAAGGAAATGCTGTTTTAGCTGGACATGTTGACGACGAAAAGATGTCAGCCATTTTTTTAGACTTTAAGAACGAGAGGAAGGATGAAGAAGCAGTAACGTTTATTGTTCGTGAAAAGATAGCCTATGATAAGGACCGTGGACCAATGCAAAGAATTTTTGGTCCAAATCAAGCAGATCAACTCAACTTGATTAGCTGCACTGGTTATTTCGGGCGGGTAATAAACAATTATGTGGAGCGCTTAGTGGTTTATACTGAGCTAAAATAA
- a CDS encoding DUF4397 domain-containing protein, giving the protein MGSTDPVISEKLKVKSGMAYTIVAANLVENLELAVVGDSMKAMDGKTKVRVGHLLPDAPTVDVGLVDGESLLCGASFEAIIDCMEFNPGT; this is encoded by the coding sequence ATGGGAAGCACTGATCCGGTTATTTCGGAAAAGCTAAAAGTGAAATCGGGAATGGCTTATACGATTGTGGCGGCCAATCTAGTAGAAAATTTAGAGTTAGCTGTTGTTGGAGATTCTATGAAGGCAATGGATGGTAAGACAAAGGTACGAGTTGGTCACCTGTTACCAGATGCACCAACTGTTGATGTTGGCTTAGTCGATGGAGAGTCTCTTCTTTGTGGTGCTAGCTTTGAAGCGATAATAGATTGTATGGAGTTCAATCCTGGAACATAG